The following coding sequences are from one Tachysurus vachellii isolate PV-2020 chromosome 7, HZAU_Pvac_v1, whole genome shotgun sequence window:
- the si:ch73-71d17.2 gene encoding RPA-related protein RADX, whose amino-acid sequence MAATSGCSGDCALQRSLNKLLTIPSASPRVKTQAEALYIISLERYGRDPNFVVYFPDSICMSDSLYDATVTDGHCKVRVSLDPSLNRLIHRNKLRCGCVVRNVVFSATNEGEGNSRTFHIRSLDVDSSGASDAALLSLFSVNVDSLPWVMGDEPSLIPLRARRSTYLPLWNNHDFIGEAWRHTPPSQTGEEDSEEEYVVEDAQPVVSLAELRRRFLSGSLRRRGALCVRIMHKSRLMYYGKADQSCECPYKAELQVADGSISVRVVLWNSVCLDWYRCLQPGQVLRLSRYRVKDSYSNHSREDAEPNIEISLNSRNPTAKVAIIPKQQVLPEWDLPDLPHNFLSGNELQNSPHSTICDVIGVVVFVGRQERIRSKDGRRSEFEEYRWLQLTDGTTDQLITIKLFSTSQPDIQSRIQPMVLIVCTRLKLIRNKVGSATTFGYLSNTLFTQVYCTGTSSHSAMPYRGIRPVRQFLQWLKQVDEANMLDRAVIGGYFSYPPLPVSLQSFMENRQDEAGLISGGEMRLRCDRLHYRETQRFIVQCTITSACYHSRQDMGRTQNLDTLTAQLSPRVPRQREGSDPFKTPTKRKLLFSSGASSSTPRKRLAPPFQQSSTEEDAENDFSLFDGAMEFLVGDNNEDEEEDDEDFSTPPSSPIRSHLGTVHVAAETIPRRFCYERRHVQAAAVGLQTNSFHKVLPHRELESFSPAQCYTGYFTLTMKVLSDGVLLDVIFFPATPGNLHWKPLPLTHDNTWESVLSHGGFSSHAPPPSPADLIATAAQLTNQRMVCVLEACALGGDKVELILNCAFPLRS is encoded by the exons ATGGCCGCCACGTCAGGCTGTTCTGGAGACTGTGCGCTTCAAAGAAGCCTAAATAAACTCCTGACGATTCCATCTGCGTCTCCCAGAGTCAAAACCCAAGCAGAAGCGTTATATATCATTTCTCTTGAGCGCTACGGAAGAGACCCGAATTTCGTCGTGTATTTCCCAGACAGTATTTGTATGTCAGACAGTCTGTATGATGCTACTGTTACTGACGGACACTGCAAAGTGAGAGTGTCTCTGGACCCCAGCCTGAACAGACTGATTCACAGAAATAAGCTCCGCTGCGGCTGTGTGGTGAGAAATGTTGTGTTCTCGGCTACTAACGAAGGCGAAGGGAACAGCAGGACTTTTCACATCCGTAGCCTGGATGTGGACAGTTCAGGCGCGAGCGACGCGGCTCTCCTGTCCCTGTTCTCTGTTAATGTGGACTCACTGCCGTGGGTGATGGGCGACGAGCCGAGCCTCATCCCGCTCAGGGCTCGCAGGAGCACTTACCTGCCCTTGTGGAATAATCACGATTTCATTGGGGAAGCCTGGCGGCACACGCCTCCCTCTCAGACCGGTGAGGAAGACTCTGAGGAAGAGTATGTGGTGGAAG ATGCACAGCCGGTTGTGTCATTAGCAGAGCTCCGTCGTCGCTTTCTGAGTGGATCACTACGGCGCAGAGGAGCTCTGTGTGTGCGGATTATGCACAAATCCAGACTGATGTATTATGGGAAAGCGGATCAGAGTTGTGAATGCCCATACAAG GCCGAGCTACAGGTTGCTGACGGCTCCATTAGTGTGCGCGTGGTGCTATGGAACAGTGTGTGCTTAGACTGGTACCGATGTCTGCAGCCTGGCCAAGTTTTAAGACTGAGTCGGTACAGAGTGAAGGACAGCTACAGCAACCACAGCCGAGAAGACGCAGAACCAAACATTG AGATCAGTCTAAACTCCAGAAATCCTACTGCTAAAGTTGCCATCATCCCAAAGCAGCAAGTTTTACCTGAGTGGGATTTACCAGACCTGCCACATAACTTCCTCAGCgg AAATGAGCTACAAAATTCTCCTCATAGCACTATCTGTGATGTTATCGGCGTGGTTGTTTTTGTGGGCCGGCAAGAACGTATCAGGAGTAAGG atgGACGAAGGTCAGAATTTGAAGAGTACCGCTGGCTCCAGTTGACAGATGGGACCACAGATCAACTAATCACCATCAAGCTTTTTTCAACATCACAGCCAGACATCCAAAGCCGAATCCAACCAA TGGTACTGATTGTTTGTACTAGGCTCAAGCTAATAAGGAATAAAGTTGGCAGTGCTACAACCTTTGGCTATCTGAGCAACACATTATTTACCCAGGTGTACTGCAcag GCACTAGCTCCCACTCTGCCATGCCATACAGAGGTATTCGTCCAGTGCGACAGTTCCTGCAGTGGTTGAAACAAGTGGATGAGGCCAACATGCTGGACAGGGCTGTGATCGGAGGATACTTCAGTTATcctcccctgcctgtttctctaCAAAGCTTTATGGAAAACAGACAag atGAGGCAGGTCTGATCAGTGGAGGTGAAATGAGGCTCCGTTGTGACAGGCTACACTACAGAGAGACACAACGCTTCATTGTACAGTGCACAATCACTTCAGCCTGCTACCATAGCAGACAg GATATGGGGAGGACGCAGAATTTAGACACACTGACAGCTCAACTTAGTCCTAGAGTGCCAAGACAAAGAGaagg GTCTGACCCTTTTAAAACTCCAACAAAGAGGAAATTGCTATTTTCCAGTGGGGCTTCCAGCAGCACACCCAGAAAGAG GTTGGCACCACCTTTTCAACAATCATCAACAGAAGAAGATGCAGAGAATG ACTTCTCTCTGTTTGATGGTGCTATGGAATTTCTGGTTGGAGACAacaatgaggatgaggaagaagacGATGAAGATTTCTCCACACCACCCAGTAGCCCCATCCGGTCCCACCTTGGTACGGTTCATGTTGCCGCTGAGACGATACCAAGGCGCTTCTGTTATGAACGACGGCACGTCCAAGCAGCGGCTGTGGGGTTGCAGACCAACAGTTTCCACAAAGTCCTCCCACACAGAGAGCTGGAATCTTTTAGCCCCGCCCAGTGTTACACTGGTTACTTCACCTTAACAATGAAAG TTCTGTCAGATGGAGTGTTGCTGGATGTCATCTTCTTCCCTGCCACTCCTGGGAACTTGCACTGGAAGCCCCTCCCATTGACACATGACAACACATGGGAGTCTGTCCTTTCACATGGTGGCTTCTCTTCACATGCTCCACCCCCAAGCCCGG CTGATCTGATTGCCACTGCAGCACAGCTGACGAATCAGAGGATGGTGTGTGTGCTAGAGGCGTGTGCGCTAGGTGGAGACAAAGTAGAGCTCATCCTAAACTGTGCTTTTCCTCTAAGGAGCTGA
- the LOC132847944 gene encoding NACHT domain- and WD repeat-containing protein 1: MRAIKRTGKNKTDHEAVYFPPISKHPVKSQPQKISKYHVAPYSKLSLEFDLQVTAHLKYQLQQQHLKTSGHYLTPGEKRTEDVTFVTTKRFLLKDKALKTSFQVSGIAGTLPQFLPGLIREQKLDKEALPYCSFKASYLGSTQGTCGGCPEKRESSCSKKLDEKDHHVPDCMRTNSLQCHVKRRIMIYLCGGYKDTVVERTALMERVYPQLYIFCKQRAYDFRMIDLRRGVEDPVTDHHDSVELHLEILKKCQETEGPNFFLFTGQKHEFQSLPTTISQKDFEAILNSVIRDRERLSKRKSDLEESTTEIQSSITITNSKDNSFIPDPGRCEKERSTGSAALMSENTNSNEEDGERACLARCWADFDRDLALLLKWYRLDENTVPPVYRLLPVSTHHPEFLSRDGERRKAAKKAWYLTCKQMCRVLQSNGPEAIGERETLFLLRTVLDWEVEQGLGAKLPTEKYSHCYKRKITDLMYNLKSEYASQFIDLQKGRAELNHTMYQAQQCFIHNIHRKLRHTNIYEINVSWGKKGLSPKHNRSHQFYTEHLCSHFLRTVMADINRVMHVRPIKSSFDIMRKEALQAQIQEEIHLHIKHGKTLAQNFELRQNFLLEVKDALQKSTSSQNALVLLGEPGSGKSTILAKITQLLPTWIPGDVTVLVRFVGLTSDSRNVRLLLQSLCTQIAEIYCKSTEISESLAHLCNELHSLLMLVNENRPLALVLDGLDELSEEHEADFSWLYLSPLPRHVYTILSADTESTSSHSLQSLAKVSVLAIPPLSSEEIKATLTAKLVSDSNQLQGDQWNLLLRSCCFCPFPMYLRFAYNEGRKWTSFSSPEQLSLPGDVKSLFLTLLARLEREFGENLVRRTTSLISLSHDGVTEEELLKLLGHDRQVAQELTQLYNHTPTTSGFPSVPYGILARLRWELRHHIMEVESDGTWVLCFTHTEFRHIITKRYLKTEDSKRAIHADFADYFSCSASDSHIFQPLAWNRDEDGRKSYVFNLRKLHGLPYHLIHSGQILSLLSKCLFNYEFLLHKVWGLSISHVEEDLKAGVMPDKELPDMDVLAQALSLSHPVLLKDPCQLASQLLGRLLHIAAQDKPVAPGDPKRFSFLHELLKQCQYSSVPVLVPSYSCLLPPGGITHTLLAGHMCPVKALALGHYHVVSCSVDGTLNVWKMEDSVTLVKTTPSSVGCNPYGAPDALALCLEDTVLVLRMGHILQVQEAHSGKVLYTDAVSMDVPVFTSTCDGQLLVVFFDGSHIVKVFDLAESCSLLHCVNLTLGCDPIHKDNSILVSHNSLKDYVLFGYRSGREAAVFSARAGSVLVTLKAQHQAASIQAVEMNSQYFLLFCRYPYKSHSEIIHIELFSTASFQYLRSIMGCSQDYISHVTINKGETHIVAFCPSPHYGTTEIITWNLETEDHKHMTRFPGHLTAGICSDLRFCVGFCMGERHLRLWNLASRIYDQSLTYNIHKVQTEGIQEIIAMEKYPSYVVCLSTRPGTVSVWNIRRARFRARPVHVEHSLFSSADIALVRDLKLYILTDRGTATFTDTPTPVYQTLLVYDLLTKSCIKKQSGLFIVPCPEPDYRLMKGELLLGLSEARDHLIMWDLDSGYIRGRIKMNHKDSLLSSSLVDDSQPLNMSVGERSELVMPWDRRTESKSARKRREETELQREKRVQHCLEREKYNSIDQYLLSGDEKVVICSYFAHHLNVFNVVSQEHLQTLEDCWSLLDLRTAALTHSGKHLIISNYSESQRSPYLTLWDTQNGRVQKRLKNEPGICCVAITDDASRIAFGIANSNKLKVWEPFRRKHKAILGYGSLKLSVSSRLYITKGGTKAILLSDEVSVWDLEAGTVLSVFTPDSRIQCISVVDDEKCTVLLGFSDISTLICMTLTKQGVTTADKIAGHDQLFEESSSSEEEEG; encoded by the exons ATGCGGGCAATTAAAAGaactggaaaaaacaaaaca GATCATGAAGCTGTATATTTTCCACCCATTTCCAAACATCCTGTTAAGTCACAACCACAA AAAATCTCAAAGTATCACGTTGCTCCTTATTCCAAATTGAGTCTGGAGTTTGATCTGCAAGTCACTGCTCACCTCAAA TACcaattacaacaacaacatttgaagacttccgGCCATTATTTAACTCCTGGAGAGAAGAGAACTGAAGATGTGACCTTTGTGACCACTAAAAGATTTTTGTTGAAG GACAAGGCATTGAAGACCTCATTTCAAGTCAGTGGCATTGCAGGCACATTGCCACAGTTTCTGCCAGGCTTAATCAGGGAGCAGAAATTGGACAAAGAAGCTTTGCCATATTGTTCATTCAAAGCATCATACCTGGGCTCTACTCAGGGAACATGTGGAGGCTGtccagagaagagagagagttcaTGTTCTAAGAAATTGGATGAGAAAGATCATCATGTGCCGGATTGTATGAGAACAAATTCCCTGCAGTGTCATGTCAAGAGGAGGattatgatttatttgtgtGGAGGATATAAAG ATACAGTTGTAGAGCGTACTGCACTGATGGAGAGAGTGTATCCTCAGCTGTACATTTTCTGTAAGCAGAGAGCATATGATTTCAGGATGATTGACCTGCGCAGAGGTGTGGAAGACCCTGTTACTGACCACCATGATTCAGTAGAGTTACATTTAGAGATACTTAAGAAGTGTCAAGAGACAGAGGGGCCAAACTTTTTT CTGTTCACAGGTCAGAAGCATGAGTTCCAGTCATTACCAACCACCATCTCCCAAAAAGACTTTGAGGCAATTTTGAATAGTGTTATCAGAGACAGGGAAAGACTTTCAAAGAGGAAGTCAGACTTGGAAGAATCAACCACAGAAATTCAATCCAGCATTACCATTACCAATAGCAAGGATAATAGTTTCATACCAGATCCAGGGAGGTGTGAAAAGGAGAGGAGTACAGGAAGCGCTGCTTTAATGAGTGAAAACACCAATTCCAATGAAGAAGATGGAGAACGGGCTTGCTTAGCGAGATGTTGGGCAGACTTTGATCGGGATTTGGCACTATTGCTGAAATGGTACCGACTAGATGAGAACACAGTTCCACCTGTGTACCGCCTGCTGCCTGTCAG TACACACCACCCTGAATTTCTGAGCCGTGATGGGGAGCGTAGGAAAGCAGCAAAGAAAGCATGGTATTTGACCTGTAAGCAAATGTGTCGGGTGCTGCAGAGTAATGGACCAGAAGCcattggagagagagaaacattgtTTCTGCTTAGGACAG TACTGGACTGGGAGGTAGAACAGGGTCTTGGAGCAAAGCTCCCTACTGAGAAGTACAGTCACTGTTATAAGCGCAAAATCACTGACCTGATGTATAACCTGAAGAGTGAATATGCCTCACAGTTCATTGACCTGCAGAAAGGCAGAGCAGAGCTCAACCACACCATGTATCAAGCACAGCAATGCTTCATCCACAACATCCACAGGAAG CTTCGGCACACTAATATCTATGAGATTAACGTGAGCTGGGGTAAGAAAGGTCTCAGTCCCAAACATAACAGATCACATCAGTTCTACACAGAACATCTCTGTTCTCATTTCCTACGCACAGTCATGGCAGACATCAACAG AGTGATGCATGTAAGACCAATCAAAAGCTCTTTTGATATCATGAGAAAAGAAGCTTTACAAGCTCAAATTCAGGAGGAGATTCATCTTCACATTAAACATGGAAAAACACT GGCACAGAACTTTGAGCTTAGGCAGAACTTCCTACTGGAAGTCAAGGATGCCCTGCAAAAGTCAACCTCCTCCCAGAATGCTTTGGTACTGTTAGGAGAGCCAGGTTCAGGAAAAAGCACCATTCTGGCCAAGATAACACAGCTTTTACCGACTTGGATACCTGG AGATGTGACGGTGTTGGTGCGTTTTGTTGGTCTGACATCGGACAGCAGAAATGTGCGTCTTCTTCTGCAGTCGCTTTGTACACAGATAGCGGAAATCTACTGCAAAAGCACAGAGATATCAGAG TCCTTGGCACATCTGTGCAATGAGCTGCATTCTTTGCTGATGTTGGTGAATGAGAACAGGCCTCTGGCTCTGGTGCTTGATGGTCTGGATGAGCTGAGTGAAGAACATGAAGCAGATTTTTCCTGGCTCTACCTATCTCCTCTTCCTCGACATGTCTACACTATCCTGTCTGCCGACACAGAATCCACTTCTTCCCACTCGCTACAG agcCTTGCTAAGGTCTCAGTTCTTGCCATTCCTCCTCTGAGTAGTGAGGAAATCAAAGCCACTCTGACCGCTAAGCTTGTCTCTGATTCTAATCAGCTTCAAGGGGACCAGTGGAACCTCTTACTGCGCTCGTGTTGCTTCTGTCCTTTTCCTATGTATCTTAGATTTGCCTACAATGAAGGCAGAAAGTGGACCTCCTTCTCGTCACCAGAACAGCTCTCCCTTCCTGGGGATGTCAAAAGTCTTTTCCTGACCCTCTTGGCACGTTTAGAGCGTGAGTTTGGTGAGAATTTGGTGCGCCGTACTACTTCTCTGATCTCGCTATCACATGATGGAGTGACAGAAGAGGAACTTCTGAAACTGTTAGGACATGACAGGCAAGTTGCTCAGGAGCTTACACAGTTATACAATCACACTCCAACCACCTCAGGATTTCCAAGTGTACCTTATGGTATTTTGGCCCGGCTGAGGTGGGAACTCAGGCATCACATTATGGAGGTAGAAAGTGATGGGACATGGGTATTATGCTTTACCCACACCGAATTTAGGCATATCATCACCAAGCGCTATTTAAAAACAGAAGACTCAAAGAGAGCTATCCATGCCGACTTTGCAGATTATTTTAGCTGCAGTGCTTCTGATAGTCACATTTTCCAGCCACTCGCATGGAATAGAGACGAAGATGGCAGGAAAAGTTATGTGTTTAATTTGCGTAAGCTTCATGGACTACCCTATCATCTCATACATTCAGGCCAGATTCTGTCTCTGCTCAGCAAGTGCCTGTTTAACTACGAGTTCCTGCTGCATAAAGTCTGGGGTCTGTCCATCAGCCATGTAGAAGAGGATCTGAAAGCTGGTGTCATGCCAGATAA AGAGTTGCCTGATATGGATGTTCTGGcccaggctctctctctctcacaccctgtGTTGTTAAAGGACCCATGCCAACTGGCATCTCAGTTACTGGGGCGTCTCCTTCACATCGCTGCCCAGGATAAGCCTGTGGCTCCAG GTGACCCTAAGCGCTTCTCTTTCTTGCATGAGCTATTGAAACAGTGCCAGTACTCATCAGTGCCTGTCCTGGTGCCATCTTACAGCTGCCTCCTGCCACCAGgaggaataacacacacactacttgcAG GTCATATGTGTCCTGTAAAAGCACTGGCCCTGGGTCATTATCATGTAGTATCATGCTCTGTGGATGGAACCCTTAATGTCTGGAAGATGGAGGATTCAGTAACCCTTGTTAAAACCACACCTAGTTCAGTGGGCTGTAATCCATACGGTGCTCCTGATGCACTTGCACTCTGTCTGGAGGACACTGTGTTGGTATTAAGGATGGGACACATACTTCAAGTGCAAGAGGCGCACTCTGGAAAGGTGCTTTACACAGATGCAGTGTCAATGGATGTTCCTGTATTCACATCTACCTGTGATGGACAACTGTTGGTGGTCTTTTTTGATGGCAGTCACATAGTCAAG GTGTTTGATTTAGCCGAGTCCTGCTCACTGCTTCACTGTGTGAACCTCACTCTTGGTTGTGACCCCATTCACAAAGACAACTCTATTCTGGTCTCCCACAACTCTCTTAAAGATTATGTTCTCTTTGGATATAG aAGTGGCAGAGAAGCAGCTGTTTTCAGTGCTAGAGCAGGGTCAGTATTGGTTACTTTAAAAGCTCAGCATCAAGCTGCCTCCATACAGGCAGTGGAAATGAACTCTCAGTACTTCCTGCTCTTCTGCAG GTATCCCTATAAGAGTCATAGTGAAATAATACACATAGAGCTCTTCAGCACTGCTTCTTTCCAGTATCTGCGCTCTATTATGGGCTGCAGTCAGGATTATATTTCCCATGTTACTATCAATAAGGGTGAAACACATATAGTGGCCTTTTGCCCTTCACCACATTACGGAACCACAGAAATCATCACCTGGAATCTAGAGACTGAAGATCATAAACATATGACACGTTTTCCTGGACATCTGACTGCAG GCATATGTTCTGACCTGCGTTTCTGTGTGGGTTTCTGTATGGGAGAGCGACATCTGCGCTTGTGGAATCTGGCTTCCAGAATCTATGACCAGTCTCTCACATACAACATCCACAAAGTACAGACTGAAGGCATTCAGGAGATTATAGCTATGGAGAAATATCCCAG TTATGTAGTTTGTCTCAGCACACGACCTggtacagtgagtgtgtggaaCATAAGGCGAGCACGGTTCAGAGCTCGGCCTGTCCATGTGGAACACAGCTTATTCAGCAGTGCTGATATTGCCTTGGTGCGAGACCTCAAACTTTACATCTTGACTGACCGTGGCACTGCCACCTTCACTGATACACCCACACCAGTTTACCAG ACCCTTCTGGTGTATGATCTTCTAACAAAAAGCTGCATTAAGAAGCAGTCTGGCCTTTTCATTGTACCCTGCCCTGAACCGGACTACCGACTTATGAAGGGGGAGCTACTGCTTGGATTGTCAGAGGCTCG TGACCACCTGATAATGTGGGACCTGGACTCTGGCTACATTAGAGGCCGCATTAAAATGAACCATAAGGATTCTTTGCTATCCAGCTCCTTGGTTGATGACAGTCAGCCCCTGAACATGTCTGTTGGAGAGAGATCAG AGCTGGTGATGCCGTGGGATCGGCGCACAGAGAGCAAATCTGccagaaagaggagagaggaaaCTGAGCTACAAAGGGAGAAAAGAGTGCAACATTGCCTAGAGAGGGAGAAATACAACTCCATAGACCAGTACCTCCTCAGTGGAGATGAAAAG GTGGTAATATGTTCCTACTTCGCCCACCACCTGAATGTGTTCAATGTCGTGTCCCAGGAGCACCTGCAGACACTGGAAGATTGTTGGTCCCTTCTGGATCTCCGTACTGcggcactcacacactcaggaaAACACTTGATCATCTCTAACTATAGTGAAAGCCAGCGATCTCCTTATCTTACTCTTTGGGACACACAGAATGGCAGG